The following nucleotide sequence is from Bacteroidota bacterium.
TGGCATGATACCCAAGGCAAAAACTGAGGCAGAGGAGAAAGCACCACCCGAAAACATATCGAGAATGCCTAACACACCGCTGGCAGTTTTAGCCTGAAGAGCGCCCAACATGTTGGGATTCACACCAGGTAATACAATGGTAGATCCAAGTCGGTAAATGAGCAGTATACCAAGAGTATAAAGTATCCTGGTACGCAGCTCGTCGATCTTGTATATATTCTTTAGCGTTTCTATTAACCTCTTCATTCAATTAGATTTTTTCGGCAGTTCCTTTTACAGATTCGATTGCTTCGATGGCCTTTTTTGAAAAAGCGTGGGCTTTCACATTTAATTTGGCTTTTAATTCGCCTTTAGCCAAAATCTTCACCAAGTCGTTTTTCGAAGCTAACCCAGCATCAATAAGCACTTTTATATCAATTTCGCTGAGGCTTTTCTTTTCAGAAAGACGTTGCAATGTTGAAAGATTAATGCCTTTGTATTCGACGCGGTTAAAATTATTGAAGCCGTTTTTAGGTATGCGGCGTTGCAATGGCATTTGGCCTCCTTCGAATCCGATTTTTCTGGAATAACCCGAACGAGATTGAGCCCCCTTATGACCACGTGTACTAGTACCGCCATGTCCGGAGCCTTGTCCTCTGGCAATTCTTTTTTCGGAATGAACTGAACCTTCGGCGGGTTTTAAATTACTTAAATCCATCTCGTATCGATATTTTATATTTCTTCTACTTTTACTAAATGATTCACCTTTACAATCATTCCCTTTACCTGGGGAGTGGCCTCGAGTGTAACACTGCTGTTTACTTTGCCAAGGCCAAGAGCCTCTAATGTAGCTTTTTGACGCTGTGGACTACCAATTTTGCTACGTATCTGGGTAATTTTCAATTTGCTCATGTATGCAATATTTTATCCGTTAAATACTTTGTCAAGACTTACCGAACGCTGCTGTGCCACAGCATAGGCATCGCGAAGTTCAAGAAGTGCTTCGAAAGTAGCCTTAACAAGGTTGTGCGGGTTTGAAGATCCTTTTGATTTAGCAAGCACATCGTGTATTCCAACACTTTCTAATACGGCACGCATCGCACCACCTGCTTTAACTCCTGTACCACTTGAGGCTGGTTTCAGAAATACTGAAGCTCCCCCATATTTGGCTACCTGCTCGTGGGGAATGGTTCCTCTGAGGATGGGTACTTTAATCAGGTTTTTCTTAGCATCTTCCACACCCTTTGAAATAGCGGTGGTAACCTCGCTGGCCTTTCCCAGTCCGTATCCAACTACTCCATTTTCGTTTCCAACCACTACAATAGCTGAGAAGCTAAATGTGCGACCCCCTTTTGTAACCTTGGTAACACGTTGTATGCTAACTAATCTATCCTTTAATTCAAGATCTGTCGTCTTAACCTTTCTGATTGTGCTTGCCATAATATGCTTAGAATTTTAATCCTCCTTCACGCGCAGCATCTGCAAATGCTTTCACTCTACCGTGATAAAGATATCCGTTTCTGTCAAATACTACCTGTGAAATGCCTGCTGCTTTCGATGCTTCGGCAGCAAGTTTACCTACTTCTTTGGCCTGATCGATTTTAGTCATCTTTTTGCCTTCAAGGGCTTTGTCTCGCGAAGAAACATAAGCCAAAGTAGCACCAGT
It contains:
- the rplO gene encoding 50S ribosomal protein L15; the protein is MDLSNLKPAEGSVHSEKRIARGQGSGHGGTSTRGHKGAQSRSGYSRKIGFEGGQMPLQRRIPKNGFNNFNRVEYKGINLSTLQRLSEKKSLSEIDIKVLIDAGLASKNDLVKILAKGELKAKLNVKAHAFSKKAIEAIESVKGTAEKI
- the rpmD gene encoding 50S ribosomal protein L30, with the translated sequence MSKLKITQIRSKIGSPQRQKATLEALGLGKVNSSVTLEATPQVKGMIVKVNHLVKVEEI
- the rpsE gene encoding 30S ribosomal protein S5, producing the protein MASTIRKVKTTDLELKDRLVSIQRVTKVTKGGRTFSFSAIVVVGNENGVVGYGLGKASEVTTAISKGVEDAKKNLIKVPILRGTIPHEQVAKYGGASVFLKPASSGTGVKAGGAMRAVLESVGIHDVLAKSKGSSNPHNLVKATFEALLELRDAYAVAQQRSVSLDKVFNG
- a CDS encoding 50S ribosomal protein L18 translates to MALTKTDRRLRIKRRIRKKISGNQELPRLSVFRSNKQFYAQFINDLTGATLAYVSSRDKALEGKKMTKIDQAKEVGKLAAEASKAAGISQVVFDRNGYLYHGRVKAFADAAREGGLKF